A window from Streptomyces sp. NBC_00271 encodes these proteins:
- a CDS encoding DUF2637 domain-containing protein → MRLTDISLNWLLPGAVLLLGLLAAVAVLARSKRSGENASSNNDDSWERSEERRRRKEAVYGTASYVLLFCCAAVAAALSFHGLVGFGQQNLGLTDGWEYLVPFGLDGAAMFCSVLAVREASHGDAALGSRILVWTFAGAAAWFNWVHAPRGVDHSGAPQFFAGMSLSAAVLFDRALKQTRRAALREQGLVPRPLPQIRIVRWLRAPRETYSAWSLMLLENVRTLDEAVEEVREDKRQKEQNRLRRRNEERVERAHLKALSRGHRGLPGRGGGGGGRQQLETTVERAPAQATAEPAIAAPELPVRSRPSLQPVRKSGDPITVDLTAEDDTMALPRLDSLERKLKDLEQQFG, encoded by the coding sequence ATGAGATTGACCGACATATCGCTGAACTGGCTGCTTCCGGGCGCCGTTTTGCTCCTGGGACTGCTGGCGGCGGTGGCGGTGCTCGCGCGCAGCAAGCGGTCCGGGGAGAACGCGAGCAGCAACAACGACGACTCGTGGGAGCGCAGCGAGGAGCGTCGCAGGCGTAAGGAAGCCGTCTACGGCACGGCCTCCTATGTGCTGCTCTTCTGCTGTGCCGCGGTCGCCGCGGCGCTCTCCTTCCACGGCCTCGTCGGCTTCGGCCAGCAGAACCTCGGACTCACCGACGGCTGGGAGTACCTCGTGCCGTTCGGTCTGGACGGCGCGGCCATGTTCTGCTCCGTCCTCGCCGTGCGCGAGGCCAGCCACGGTGACGCGGCGCTCGGCTCCCGGATCCTCGTGTGGACCTTCGCCGGTGCCGCCGCCTGGTTCAACTGGGTGCACGCCCCGCGGGGTGTGGACCACTCGGGCGCTCCCCAGTTCTTCGCGGGCATGTCCCTGTCGGCCGCCGTGCTGTTCGACCGGGCGCTGAAGCAGACCCGCCGTGCCGCGCTGCGTGAGCAGGGCCTGGTCCCGCGTCCGCTGCCGCAGATCCGTATCGTCCGCTGGCTGCGCGCGCCCCGTGAGACGTACAGCGCCTGGTCGCTGATGCTCCTGGAGAACGTCCGCACGCTGGACGAGGCGGTGGAAGAGGTCCGCGAGGACAAGCGCCAGAAGGAGCAGAACCGTCTGCGTCGGCGCAACGAGGAGCGGGTCGAGCGGGCGCACCTCAAGGCGCTCAGCCGCGGTCACCGGGGCCTGCCCGGCCGTGGTGGTGGCGGCGGTGGCCGGCAGCAGCTGGAGACGACCGTGGAGCGTGCTCCCGCGCAGGCCACCGCGGAGCCTGCCATAGCGGCGCCGGAGCTGCCCGTACGCTCACGGCCCTCCCTTCAGCCCGTCCGCAAGAGTGGTGACCCGATCACCGTCGATCTCACCGCGGAGGACGACACGATGGCCCTGCCGCGACTCGACTCCCTGGAGCGCAAGCTCAAGGACCTGGAGCAGCAGTTCGGCTGA
- a CDS encoding ATP-binding protein — MAIGASSAQAVEEEATEGTRDPAAPQLRRRLARADLRAVPEARRALRELLRHWGKPEKSEIAELLTSELVTNALIHTDHDAVLTATVGPRGLRVEVRDFVGRRPRLRVPIADDGTHGRGLVLVQSLADAWGVRPHGVGKSVWFELDGGAV, encoded by the coding sequence GTGGCCATCGGGGCCTCCTCGGCACAGGCAGTGGAGGAAGAAGCGACCGAGGGCACGAGGGACCCGGCCGCCCCGCAGCTCAGGCGGCGGCTGGCCAGGGCCGATCTACGGGCGGTGCCAGAGGCCCGCAGAGCGCTGAGGGAACTCTTACGACACTGGGGGAAGCCGGAGAAGTCCGAGATAGCCGAGTTGCTGACCAGCGAACTCGTCACCAACGCCCTCATCCACACCGACCACGACGCGGTCCTGACGGCCACCGTCGGACCCCGCGGACTCCGCGTGGAGGTAAGGGACTTCGTGGGACGCAGGCCCAGACTGCGGGTACCGATCGCCGACGACGGTACGCACGGCAGAGGCCTCGTCCTGGTCCAGTCCCTCGCGGACGCCTGGGGGGTACGCCCCCACGGCGTGGGCAAGTCGGTCTGGTTCGAACTGGACGGCGGCGCGGTGTAG
- a CDS encoding pyruvate dehydrogenase, whose translation MAKQNVAEQFVDILVRAGVKRLYGVVGDSLNPVVDAIRRNAAIDWIHVRHEETAAFAAGAEAQITGKLAACAGSCGPGNLHLINGLYDAHRSMAPVLALASHIPSSEIGLGYFQETHPDQLFRECSHYNEMISNPKQMPRLLQTAIQHAVGQSGVSVVSLPGDIASEPAPDKALETALVTSRPTVRPGDTEIDKLVAMIDEADRITLFCGSGTAGAHAEVMEFAEKIKSPVGHALRGKEWIQYDNPYDVGMSGLLGYGAAYEATHECDLLILLGTDFPYNAFLPDDVKIAQVDVRPERLGRRSKLDLAVWGDVKETLRCLTPRVKPKGNRRFLDKMLKKHADALEGVVKAYTRKVEKHVPIHPEYVASVLDELADEDAVFTVDTGMCNVWAARYISPNGRRRVIGSFSHGSMANALPMAIGAQFTDRDRQVVSMSGDGGFAMLMGDFLTLVQYDLPVKVVLFNNSALSMVELEMLVAGLPSYGTTNKNPDFGAVARACGAYGVRVEKPKDLTGALKAAFKHKGPALVDVVTDPNALSIPPKISAEMVTGFALSASKMVLDGGVGRMVQMARSNLRNVPRP comes from the coding sequence ATGGCCAAGCAGAACGTCGCCGAGCAGTTCGTCGACATCCTCGTCCGTGCGGGCGTCAAGCGCCTGTACGGCGTCGTCGGCGACAGCCTCAACCCGGTGGTGGACGCGATCCGGCGCAACGCGGCGATCGACTGGATCCACGTCCGACACGAGGAGACGGCTGCCTTCGCCGCGGGCGCCGAGGCCCAGATCACCGGCAAGCTCGCCGCCTGCGCCGGCTCCTGCGGCCCCGGCAACCTCCACCTCATCAACGGTCTGTACGACGCCCACCGCTCCATGGCCCCGGTCCTCGCCCTCGCCTCGCACATCCCCTCCAGCGAGATCGGCCTCGGCTACTTCCAGGAGACCCATCCGGACCAGCTCTTCCGCGAGTGCAGTCACTACAACGAGATGATCTCCAACCCGAAGCAGATGCCGAGGCTGCTGCAGACCGCCATCCAGCACGCGGTGGGCCAGTCGGGTGTCAGCGTCGTCTCCCTCCCCGGCGACATCGCCTCCGAGCCCGCCCCGGACAAGGCCCTGGAGACCGCCCTCGTCACCTCCCGGCCCACGGTCCGCCCCGGCGACACCGAGATCGACAAGCTCGTCGCGATGATCGACGAGGCCGACCGGATCACGCTCTTCTGCGGCAGTGGCACGGCGGGCGCGCACGCCGAGGTCATGGAGTTCGCGGAGAAGATCAAGTCCCCGGTCGGACACGCGCTGCGGGGCAAGGAGTGGATCCAGTACGACAACCCGTACGACGTCGGTATGAGCGGTCTGCTCGGCTATGGCGCCGCCTACGAGGCCACCCACGAGTGCGACCTGCTGATCCTGCTCGGCACCGACTTCCCGTACAACGCCTTCCTCCCGGACGACGTCAAGATCGCCCAGGTCGACGTCCGGCCCGAGCGCCTGGGCCGCCGCTCCAAGCTGGATCTGGCGGTGTGGGGCGATGTGAAGGAGACCCTGCGCTGTCTGACGCCCCGGGTGAAGCCCAAGGGGAACCGCCGTTTCCTCGACAAGATGCTGAAGAAGCACGCGGACGCGCTCGAGGGTGTCGTCAAGGCGTACACGCGCAAGGTCGAGAAGCACGTGCCGATCCACCCGGAGTACGTGGCCTCCGTCCTCGATGAACTCGCCGACGAGGACGCGGTGTTCACGGTCGACACCGGAATGTGCAACGTATGGGCGGCCCGTTACATCTCGCCCAACGGCCGCCGCCGGGTCATCGGTTCGTTCTCGCACGGTTCGATGGCGAACGCGCTGCCGATGGCGATCGGGGCCCAGTTCACCGACCGGGACCGGCAGGTCGTCTCGATGTCCGGAGACGGCGGGTTCGCCATGCTGATGGGCGACTTCCTCACCCTCGTCCAGTACGACCTGCCGGTGAAGGTCGTCCTCTTCAACAACTCTGCCCTGAGCATGGTCGAGTTGGAGATGCTGGTCGCCGGGCTGCCCTCGTACGGGACCACGAACAAGAACCCCGACTTCGGGGCCGTCGCGCGCGCGTGCGGGGCGTACGGCGTGCGCGTCGAGAAGCCCAAGGACCTCACCGGCGCCTTGAAGGCCGCCTTCAAGCACAAGGGCCCCGCCCTCGTCGACGTCGTCACCGACCCCAACGCCCTGTCCATCCCGCCGAAGATCAGCGCGGAGATGGTGACCGGATTCGCCCTGTCGGCGTCGAAGATGGTCCTGGACGGGGGCGTCGGCCGGATGGTGCAGATGGCCCGCTCCAACCTGCGCAACGTGCCGCGTCCCTGA
- a CDS encoding PP2C family serine/threonine-protein phosphatase: MSQQGERPTGHEDDWWGQLYDATGDTGPTLAADSLDDRFASAAGTVGSGSAPPEPDGAPVVPEQRGGGATARGEALGRRLARWDREPPSDPPDRYLDPTGPAENLTPSTSVDAAQGPSEAEDAVPWGSGENSGRSRGGEDSGPLWSGGGRGSSRSGGDSGSSRGDGDLGLPGSGEGSGFSRGDGNPGLAWGGADPGLSWSSGDPGPSGSGEEPGPSSADADPGPSSADAEPRPWWSSEATGFARSDVDPRSPGGGEEPLPPWEPPPAEPPAPAAFPPGPTPPGFHAESLRGRTSKESPGAAVPPRPTTPPDPAPPGAAAPVDALPEPVLTVPYQPPPVDYVGSGPPTYDAEPTALPSADPDDLDDLVADTVLDGARYGASTLRAASVRGDSARFRGEPRRDSLLTARFGAGEHALVLVAMATGARATPGAHRAAAEACRWIGRAVGGSHARLAEDIRAARRGDLKSGLHRLTDRSLGKLRASAAEQGIEPEEYTAGLRCLLLTGDPECRTRVFFGVGAGGLFRLRDGEWQDIEPRVAETTGEAVVGFGSLPHETPEGDRLTMDLGITTPPSPYEPAPEPPREPFRFRASVARPGDTLLLCTDGLAEPLRGEPQFCEHLTARWSAGEPPGLAAFLADTQVRVKGYADDRTVAAVWEA; this comes from the coding sequence ATGAGTCAGCAGGGGGAGAGGCCTACCGGTCACGAGGACGACTGGTGGGGGCAGCTGTACGACGCCACCGGGGACACGGGGCCCACGCTCGCGGCGGATTCCCTCGACGACCGCTTCGCGTCGGCCGCGGGGACGGTGGGATCGGGGTCCGCGCCACCCGAACCGGACGGGGCTCCCGTCGTCCCTGAGCAACGGGGCGGCGGCGCCACCGCGCGCGGCGAGGCACTGGGACGGCGCCTCGCCCGCTGGGACCGCGAGCCACCGTCCGACCCACCGGACCGCTACCTCGACCCGACAGGGCCCGCCGAGAACCTGACCCCCTCGACGAGCGTGGACGCCGCCCAAGGCCCCTCGGAGGCCGAGGACGCCGTCCCTTGGGGGAGCGGGGAGAACTCCGGCCGCTCGAGGGGTGGGGAGGATTCCGGTCCCTTGTGGAGCGGCGGGGGCCGCGGCTCCTCGCGGAGTGGCGGGGACTCGGGTTCTTCTCGGGGCGACGGGGACCTTGGCCTTCCGGGGAGCGGGGAGGGCTCCGGCTTCTCCCGGGGTGACGGGAACCCGGGCCTTGCGTGGGGTGGCGCGGACCCGGGCCTTTCGTGGAGTAGCGGGGACCCGGGCCCCTCGGGGAGCGGGGAGGAACCCGGCCCCTCGTCGGCCGATGCGGATCCCGGCCCCTCGTCGGCCGACGCGGAGCCCCGCCCATGGTGGAGCAGCGAGGCCACCGGCTTCGCTCGGAGTGATGTGGATCCGCGCTCCCCGGGGGGCGGCGAAGAGCCCTTGCCTCCCTGGGAACCCCCGCCCGCCGAACCGCCGGCCCCCGCGGCCTTCCCGCCGGGACCGACGCCGCCCGGGTTCCACGCCGAGTCGCTCCGTGGCCGTACGTCCAAGGAATCGCCCGGCGCGGCCGTGCCGCCGCGCCCCACCACGCCGCCGGATCCCGCCCCGCCCGGCGCGGCCGCCCCCGTGGACGCCCTCCCCGAGCCGGTCCTCACCGTCCCCTACCAGCCACCTCCCGTCGACTACGTCGGCTCGGGCCCGCCCACCTACGACGCCGAGCCCACCGCCCTCCCGTCCGCCGATCCGGACGACCTCGACGACCTGGTCGCCGACACCGTCCTGGACGGGGCGCGCTACGGGGCGAGCACCCTGCGCGCGGCCTCCGTGCGCGGCGACTCCGCGCGCTTCAGGGGCGAGCCCCGCCGGGACTCCCTGCTCACGGCCCGCTTCGGAGCGGGCGAGCACGCGCTGGTGCTGGTGGCGATGGCGACCGGCGCCCGGGCGACCCCCGGCGCGCACCGGGCGGCGGCCGAGGCGTGCCGGTGGATCGGGCGCGCCGTGGGCGGCAGTCACGCACGGCTGGCCGAGGACATCAGGGCGGCCCGTCGCGGCGACCTGAAGTCGGGCCTGCACCGGCTCACCGACCGCAGTCTCGGCAAGTTGCGCGCGAGCGCCGCCGAACAGGGCATCGAACCCGAGGAGTACACCGCCGGGCTGCGCTGCCTGCTGCTCACCGGGGACCCCGAGTGCCGTACACGCGTCTTCTTCGGAGTCGGTGCCGGCGGCCTGTTCCGGCTGCGGGACGGCGAGTGGCAGGACATCGAGCCGCGGGTCGCCGAGACGACCGGCGAGGCGGTGGTCGGGTTCGGATCGCTGCCGCACGAGACCCCCGAGGGCGACCGGCTCACCATGGACCTGGGCATCACCACGCCCCCGAGCCCGTACGAACCGGCCCCCGAACCGCCCCGCGAACCCTTCCGCTTCCGCGCCTCCGTCGCCCGACCGGGTGACACGCTGCTGCTGTGCACCGACGGCCTCGCGGAGCCCCTGCGCGGCGAACCACAGTTCTGCGAGCACCTGACGGCGCGGTGGTCGGCGGGCGAGCCGCCCGGCCTCGCCGCGTTTCTCGCCGACACCCAGGTGCGGGTCAAGGGGTACGCCGACGACCGGACCGTCGCGGCCGTTTGGGAGGCGTAA
- a CDS encoding GntR family transcriptional regulator, which yields MEQQAGSLGARVSTGSAAPDIRTTSVRVPAQTRAADVERERGVASDESRSAPGARGEHTHSEQPLPHPRVESTRPVETARPVVQRASVRGQILDALRTALVAGELAPGQVYSAPVLGERFGVSATPVREAMQQLALEGAVEVVPNRGFRVVRRGTRELAELAEIRALLEVPVVLRLARTVPAARWAELRPLAEAAARAASAGCRATYAECDRAFHHAILALAGNDQLVQIADDLHRRAQWPLVGGPVPRGRADLMADAAEHLALLDALTAQDLPAVQSLVREHFADA from the coding sequence GTGGAGCAGCAGGCCGGTTCGCTGGGCGCGCGCGTTTCCACCGGGTCGGCGGCGCCGGACATCCGTACGACGTCCGTCCGGGTGCCCGCACAGACACGGGCGGCGGACGTCGAGCGGGAGCGGGGCGTCGCCTCCGACGAGTCCCGGTCCGCCCCCGGGGCCCGTGGCGAGCACACCCACAGCGAGCAGCCCCTCCCGCACCCCCGCGTGGAGAGCACGCGCCCCGTGGAGACCGCGCGCCCCGTGGTCCAGCGGGCCTCGGTCCGCGGGCAGATCCTCGACGCCCTGCGCACCGCCCTCGTCGCGGGCGAACTCGCCCCCGGCCAGGTGTACTCGGCGCCCGTGCTCGGCGAACGCTTCGGGGTGTCCGCCACACCCGTCCGCGAGGCGATGCAGCAGCTCGCCCTCGAAGGCGCCGTCGAGGTCGTACCGAACCGGGGCTTCCGGGTCGTCCGGCGCGGGACGCGCGAGCTGGCCGAACTCGCCGAGATCCGCGCCCTCCTCGAAGTCCCGGTGGTGCTGCGCCTCGCCCGCACGGTGCCCGCCGCGCGCTGGGCCGAACTGCGCCCGCTCGCCGAGGCGGCGGCGCGTGCCGCGTCCGCGGGGTGCCGCGCCACCTACGCGGAGTGCGACCGCGCCTTCCACCACGCGATCCTCGCCCTCGCCGGCAACGACCAGCTCGTGCAGATCGCCGACGACCTGCACCGCCGCGCCCAGTGGCCCCTGGTCGGCGGCCCCGTCCCGCGCGGCCGCGCGGACCTCATGGCCGACGCCGCCGAGCACCTCGCCCTCCTGGACGCCCTGACCGCCCAGGACCTCCCGGCCGTCCAGTCCCTTGTACGAGAGCACTTCGCCGACGCCTAG
- a CDS encoding TrmB family transcriptional regulator has protein sequence MLGAIGLDETHESAYRALVSVGAADVPDLARRLTLGEHDTERALRRLERHGLAAQSSGRPGRWVAAPPGVALGALLTQQRHELEKAELAAALLAEEYRAQATEPAVHDLVEVVIGAAAVTQRFLQLQLGAATEVCALVTGNPMVVSGMDNDAEEQAAGRGVGYRVVLERAVLDQPTGLTELSAALSRDEQVRVVDKVPTKLVIADRTLAMVPLTSHTAEPAALVVHASGLLELLSGLFESVWRDALPLRLGSRGVMEQEPDGPDVTDLEILSLLLAGLTDASVAKQLDLGLRTVQRRVKRLMELAGVTTRLQLGWHAYEKGWVARD, from the coding sequence ATGCTGGGAGCGATAGGTCTGGACGAGACGCACGAGTCGGCGTACCGGGCACTGGTGTCCGTGGGCGCCGCCGACGTGCCCGACCTCGCGCGGCGGCTCACGCTCGGCGAGCACGACACCGAGCGCGCCCTGCGCCGACTGGAGCGGCACGGTCTCGCGGCCCAGTCCTCGGGCCGCCCGGGACGCTGGGTCGCGGCGCCGCCCGGGGTCGCCCTGGGCGCACTGCTCACCCAGCAGCGGCACGAGCTGGAGAAGGCGGAACTGGCGGCCGCCCTGCTCGCCGAGGAGTACCGCGCCCAGGCCACCGAACCCGCCGTGCACGACCTGGTGGAGGTGGTGATCGGAGCCGCGGCGGTCACCCAGCGGTTCCTCCAGCTCCAGCTCGGCGCGGCCACGGAGGTGTGCGCGCTGGTCACCGGGAACCCGATGGTGGTCTCCGGGATGGACAACGACGCGGAGGAACAGGCCGCGGGACGGGGCGTCGGCTACCGCGTGGTGCTCGAACGCGCCGTACTCGACCAGCCCACCGGCCTCACCGAGCTGTCCGCCGCGCTCAGCCGCGACGAGCAGGTACGGGTCGTGGACAAGGTGCCGACCAAACTGGTGATCGCCGACCGGACGCTCGCGATGGTGCCGCTCACCTCGCACACCGCGGAGCCCGCCGCCCTGGTCGTGCACGCCAGCGGGCTCCTGGAGCTGCTGTCGGGCCTGTTCGAGTCGGTGTGGCGGGACGCGCTGCCGCTGCGGCTCGGCAGCCGGGGTGTCATGGAGCAGGAGCCGGACGGCCCCGACGTCACCGATCTGGAGATCCTCTCCCTGCTGCTGGCCGGGCTGACCGACGCGAGCGTCGCCAAGCAGCTCGACCTGGGTCTCAGGACCGTACAGCGCCGGGTGAAGCGGCTGATGGAGCTGGCGGGCGTCACGACCCGGCTCCAGCTGGGCTGGCACGCCTACGAGAAGGGCTGGGTGGCCCGCGACTGA
- a CDS encoding DUF456 domain-containing protein has product MGAWELLLVGVVIVLGLCGVLVPGVPGSWLVWAAVLWWALTDPRALTWGVLVGATVVLLLAQAIRWGLPPRQLREAGATPRMGVYAGVGALLGFIVLPVVGAVAGFLGGIYLYERPRLGGHGPAKAAVGTVMRSGGWNVLTELFACLLVTAAWLATVIWG; this is encoded by the coding sequence ATGGGAGCGTGGGAACTCCTGCTGGTCGGCGTGGTGATCGTGCTCGGCCTGTGCGGAGTACTGGTGCCCGGCGTGCCGGGGTCGTGGCTGGTCTGGGCCGCGGTCCTGTGGTGGGCCCTGACCGACCCACGGGCGCTCACCTGGGGCGTACTGGTGGGCGCGACCGTGGTCCTGCTGCTGGCCCAGGCGATCCGCTGGGGGCTGCCGCCCCGACAGCTCCGGGAGGCCGGGGCCACTCCCCGCATGGGCGTGTACGCCGGGGTCGGGGCACTGCTGGGTTTCATTGTGCTGCCGGTGGTCGGCGCGGTCGCGGGCTTCCTCGGCGGGATCTACCTCTACGAGCGGCCGCGGCTGGGTGGACACGGCCCGGCGAAGGCGGCGGTGGGGACGGTCATGCGGTCGGGCGGCTGGAACGTCCTGACGGAGCTGTTCGCCTGCCTGCTGGTCACGGCCGCGTGGCTGGCCACGGTGATCTGGGGCTGA
- a CDS encoding glycosyl hydrolase family 95 catalytic domain-containing protein, protein MPSPSRRTVLATGSALGGTLLAGGLPAQARAAEHADTSDPWRTVLDDADLVWQRMPKTWYEGPYLGNGFLGSGIYAEPGAETGSFSAVRFNVQHSQVQDHRPEFGSLFGLARLPIGWFTLEPVGAITGLDWRLGLRDAELTGTLTTDRGTLTLRALVHNSRSVLAVEVTPSEGERDFRWVFHPADAISPRADFKPLPDGYQGNPPAEVATHDGVSTAVQPLLSGGQHVTAWRERTRGGTRCLYVHVAHSYPRSTALGRALATVRGASALPYDLLAKTHRAWWHAYYRKSFLSLPDARIQRFYWIQLYKTASAARRDAPVMATSGPWLESTPWPNTWWNLNVQLEYWLIHGSNHLELDAVTRALSEFRGNLSKEVSDRYRADSLGIPRTTDPQLVNGAAGTLTGYGVGIPGQDPPTPEVGNLTWALHNVWLSYRHTMDESILRDVLFPLLRKAVNYYLHFLEPGTDGKLHLPATFSPEYGGNSRDCNYDLMLLTWGCRTLLESAELLGIDDALAPRWREVLAKRVAYPTDANGFMIGADIPFAKSHRHYSHLLAVYPLYELTGRTPDELALIEKSLAHWVGFEGALQGYTFTGAASMSALLGKGEDALKYLGQLMTRFIQPNTMYKESGPVIETPLSAAQSLHDMVCQSWGGVVRVFPALPADWADLTVHDFRTQGAFLLSAVRKGGATRWVRLVSEAGAPCVVRHGIAGAIDVRDGRGRPLRYGTVGEGTIQVTLRRGESALITAKGDRPDLTVTPVRPNADAPRWGLPA, encoded by the coding sequence ATGCCCAGCCCGTCCAGACGTACCGTCCTCGCCACCGGTTCCGCCCTCGGCGGCACCCTGCTCGCCGGAGGCCTGCCCGCCCAGGCCCGGGCGGCCGAGCACGCGGACACCTCCGACCCCTGGCGTACCGTCCTCGACGACGCCGATCTGGTCTGGCAGCGCATGCCGAAGACCTGGTACGAGGGCCCGTACCTCGGCAACGGCTTCCTCGGCTCCGGGATCTACGCCGAACCGGGCGCGGAGACCGGTTCCTTCTCGGCCGTGCGCTTCAACGTCCAGCACTCGCAGGTGCAGGACCACCGTCCCGAGTTCGGCTCCCTCTTCGGCCTCGCCCGCCTGCCCATCGGCTGGTTCACGCTGGAGCCGGTCGGCGCGATCACGGGCCTGGACTGGCGGCTCGGCCTGCGCGACGCCGAACTGACCGGCACGCTCACCACGGACAGGGGCACGCTCACGCTCCGCGCCCTGGTGCACAACTCCCGCTCGGTCCTCGCCGTCGAGGTGACCCCCAGCGAGGGCGAGCGCGACTTCCGCTGGGTCTTCCACCCGGCGGACGCGATCAGCCCGCGCGCCGACTTCAAACCCCTCCCGGACGGCTACCAGGGCAACCCGCCCGCCGAGGTCGCCACGCACGACGGCGTCTCCACCGCCGTACAGCCCCTGCTGTCGGGTGGACAGCATGTGACGGCGTGGCGGGAGCGGACGCGGGGCGGAACACGATGCCTGTACGTGCATGTCGCGCACTCGTATCCCAGGTCCACGGCGCTGGGCCGGGCGCTCGCCACCGTGCGCGGGGCCTCGGCGCTGCCGTACGACCTGCTGGCCAAAACCCATCGCGCCTGGTGGCACGCCTACTACCGCAAGAGCTTCCTCTCCCTCCCCGACGCGCGCATCCAGCGCTTCTACTGGATCCAGCTCTACAAGACGGCGTCGGCGGCCCGGCGGGACGCGCCCGTGATGGCGACCAGCGGCCCCTGGCTGGAGTCCACGCCCTGGCCCAACACCTGGTGGAACCTCAACGTCCAGCTGGAGTACTGGCTGATCCACGGCTCGAACCATCTCGAACTGGACGCCGTGACCCGGGCGTTGAGCGAGTTCCGGGGCAATCTGTCGAAGGAGGTGTCGGACCGGTACCGCGCCGACTCGCTCGGCATCCCGCGCACCACGGACCCACAGCTCGTCAACGGCGCGGCCGGCACCCTCACCGGCTACGGCGTCGGCATCCCCGGCCAGGACCCGCCCACTCCCGAGGTCGGCAACCTCACCTGGGCCCTGCACAACGTCTGGCTCAGCTACCGCCACACCATGGACGAGTCGATCCTGCGGGACGTCCTCTTCCCCCTGCTGCGCAAGGCGGTCAACTACTACCTGCACTTCCTGGAGCCGGGCACGGACGGGAAGTTGCACCTGCCCGCCACCTTCTCCCCCGAGTACGGCGGCAACTCGCGCGACTGCAACTACGACCTGATGCTGCTGACCTGGGGCTGCCGTACCCTGCTGGAGTCGGCCGAACTCCTCGGCATCGACGACGCGTTGGCGCCGCGCTGGCGCGAGGTGCTGGCCAAGCGGGTGGCATACCCGACCGACGCCAACGGCTTCATGATCGGCGCGGACATCCCCTTCGCGAAGTCGCACCGGCACTACTCACATCTGCTCGCGGTGTACCCGCTGTACGAGCTGACCGGCCGTACCCCCGACGAACTGGCCCTGATCGAGAAGTCGTTGGCGCACTGGGTGGGCTTCGAGGGCGCTCTCCAGGGCTACACCTTCACGGGCGCCGCCTCGATGTCCGCGCTACTCGGCAAGGGCGAGGACGCCCTCAAGTACCTCGGCCAGCTCATGACCCGCTTCATCCAGCCCAACACCATGTACAAGGAGTCGGGCCCGGTCATCGAGACCCCGCTGTCGGCCGCCCAGTCCCTGCACGACATGGTCTGCCAGTCCTGGGGCGGCGTCGTCCGGGTCTTCCCCGCCCTGCCCGCCGACTGGGCGGACCTGACGGTCCACGACTTCCGCACCCAGGGCGCCTTTCTGCTCAGCGCGGTACGCAAGGGCGGCGCGACCCGGTGGGTCCGGCTGGTCAGCGAGGCGGGCGCGCCCTGCGTCGTACGGCACGGCATCGCGGGCGCGATCGACGTGCGGGACGGGCGGGGACGGCCGCTGCGGTACGGGACGGTGGGCGAGGGGACGATCCAAGTCACCTTGCGCCGCGGCGAGTCGGCGCTCATCACCGCGAAGGGCGACCGCCCGGACCTGACCGTCACGCCGGTACGGCCGAACGCGGACGCTCCCCGGTGGGGGCTGCCCGCCTAG